A DNA window from Agrobacterium tumefaciens contains the following coding sequences:
- a CDS encoding M24 family metallopeptidase, whose product MDLSKLNSPSQEQYHHRVRRAQNAMMQSGVDVIVLSGPDFHNYFTGLWGLPVGRTVWLVMHQSGKPIFVAPRSEALEIKARCETKVAAEWFEWERKIAGPMAHQDALSACISLTTGSIGLDYNYTSGSNLELIKRTFGAERVRDVTLLLQDLWACKDAEGIAAIKQSCDIVGHQFMQCRQVISPGTCEWRVTLASVQTAIERNGQLLGENEELPRFWPHQLNMVGSGADRTARCHTSGGGRIMQDGEHAQVCLCGQLFRGHAVCFDRPLPVGSKPLSGDIRKVIKTARDAQLAALSAIRPGVMAGEVHAAAVAVVNRGGWTDPFLHRTGRGIGYSDWDGIELKAGAETVLKVGNVLSVEPGIYVNGIGGARFGDTVLVTETGYEALTPLDLGKDI is encoded by the coding sequence ATGGACCTGTCCAAGCTAAACTCGCCATCACAAGAGCAATATCACCATCGAGTGCGACGCGCGCAGAATGCGATGATGCAATCCGGGGTCGACGTAATCGTCTTGTCTGGTCCGGACTTCCATAATTATTTTACCGGGCTATGGGGTCTGCCGGTAGGCAGGACAGTCTGGTTAGTGATGCATCAATCTGGAAAACCAATTTTTGTCGCGCCCCGTAGTGAGGCGTTAGAAATAAAGGCGCGATGCGAGACCAAGGTGGCCGCGGAGTGGTTTGAATGGGAACGGAAAATAGCTGGTCCTATGGCACATCAGGATGCGCTCTCTGCGTGTATCAGCCTGACCACCGGCTCGATCGGTTTGGACTATAACTATACGTCTGGTTCAAACCTCGAATTGATTAAGCGGACGTTTGGAGCGGAGCGGGTCAGGGATGTGACATTGCTCTTGCAAGATCTCTGGGCCTGCAAGGATGCAGAAGGAATTGCAGCTATCAAGCAGAGCTGCGACATTGTAGGTCACCAATTCATGCAGTGCCGTCAAGTTATTTCACCCGGGACTTGTGAATGGCGTGTCACCCTTGCTAGCGTCCAGACTGCCATTGAAAGAAACGGTCAATTGCTGGGTGAAAATGAGGAGCTGCCACGTTTCTGGCCTCATCAACTAAATATGGTTGGTAGTGGTGCCGATCGAACAGCAAGATGCCACACTTCCGGTGGCGGCCGGATAATGCAAGACGGCGAACATGCACAAGTTTGCTTATGCGGTCAGTTGTTCCGTGGGCACGCAGTCTGTTTCGACCGCCCTCTCCCTGTTGGTTCAAAACCCTTGTCGGGTGATATTCGCAAGGTTATAAAAACAGCGCGTGACGCGCAGTTGGCTGCTTTGTCGGCGATACGTCCGGGAGTGATGGCAGGTGAGGTCCATGCGGCTGCAGTGGCTGTAGTGAACAGAGGTGGATGGACAGACCCGTTCTTACACCGGACTGGGCGCGGGATAGGATATTCAGATTGGGATGGGATTGAGCTTAAAGCCGGCGCTGAGACCGTGCTCAAGGTAGGCAATGTTCTCAGCGTCGAGCCCGGCATCTATGTCAATGGCATTGGTGGAGCGCGCTTCGGGGATACCGTGCTAGTAACTGAGACCGGATATGAGGCCCTCACTCCGCTTGATCTTGGCAAAGATATTTGA
- the istB gene encoding IS21-like element helper ATPase IstB, whose protein sequence is MLTHPTLEQMQALGLAGMATAYRELAAQNNSSDLSRDEWLGLMLDRETALRSDKRLTNRLAASKLRFPDACIENIDFAAHRGLDRRNTLSLAQGAWLKAHENMIITGQTGTGKTWLACAFGRQAARLDHSILYLRMPRLFEDLSLARLDGRFPRLVDKLARVPLLILDDWGTHTLTDQQRLDLLEIFEERYRRKSTLITAQLPVAQWHDMIGEPTIADAILDRIIHNAHRIALEGDSMRRQKTPSHLTGAENGEINLS, encoded by the coding sequence ATGCTGACACATCCAACTCTTGAACAGATGCAGGCCCTTGGCCTTGCCGGAATGGCAACGGCCTATCGCGAACTTGCCGCTCAGAACAACAGCAGCGATCTCAGCCGTGACGAGTGGCTTGGCCTGATGCTTGATCGGGAAACGGCTCTGCGATCCGACAAGCGCCTGACCAACCGGCTTGCAGCTTCAAAGCTCCGCTTTCCCGATGCCTGCATCGAGAACATCGACTTTGCCGCTCATCGTGGTCTCGACCGCCGCAACACTTTGTCGCTTGCGCAAGGGGCATGGCTGAAGGCGCATGAGAATATGATCATCACAGGCCAGACCGGCACGGGAAAAACCTGGCTTGCCTGCGCCTTCGGTCGCCAAGCTGCCCGGCTCGATCATTCCATCCTGTATCTGCGCATGCCGCGTCTGTTCGAAGACCTTAGCCTTGCCAGGCTCGACGGTCGCTTTCCACGGCTGGTCGATAAACTCGCCCGCGTCCCGTTGCTGATCCTCGACGACTGGGGAACGCACACGCTCACCGATCAACAGCGCCTCGACTTGTTGGAAATCTTCGAGGAACGCTATCGCCGGAAATCGACGCTCATCACCGCGCAGCTTCCCGTCGCCCAGTGGCACGACATGATAGGAGAACCGACAATAGCAGACGCAATCCTCGATCGGATCATCCACAATGCGCACCGCATTGCCCTTGAAGGCGACAGCATGCGACGGCAAAAAACACCATCCCACTTGACCGGCGCTGAAAACGGAGAAATCAATCTCTCATGA
- the istA gene encoding IS21 family transposase, whose protein sequence is MPRRKQARRTTVKDIRSILRLTHEQGLSVRAVSERLKISKTSVATYLLRAKETGLSVWPLPAGLDDDAALERHLFRRVGRPPQDLVEPDWRSVSAELKRKGVTLTLLWQEYRASHPDGYGYTWFCDRFAAFERRAHATFRNRHEAGAVMQTDYAGHTIPITDPSTGVIHSAQIFVAMLPASSLTFAYASFSQKLPDWIEGQERALSFFGGVPKAIVCDNLKAGVAKALWFEPTLNATFAAMAEHYDTTILPTRSRKPRDKAKVEGAVLIVERWILARLRNRRFFSVSDLNAAISVLLDDLNNRPMRHIGKSRRDLFEEVERKALAPLPATPFDYAEWKSAKVHPDYHVEVDKTFYSVPHRLIGRQVDVRLTHRVVEIFLDHKRIASHIRRSQRSGHVTINEHMPKSHQRYANTTPASLLNQAARIGVNTAILVERVMRDRPHPEQGYRSAFGILSLARRYETDRLEAACERALVINSITYSSVAAILKSGLDRTKPQIDSAKPTPPHTNIRGGSYYQ, encoded by the coding sequence ATGCCAAGACGGAAGCAAGCGAGACGAACGACAGTGAAAGACATTCGATCGATACTGCGGCTGACGCATGAACAGGGCCTTTCGGTTCGCGCCGTTTCGGAACGCCTGAAGATCAGCAAAACCTCTGTGGCGACGTATCTGCTGCGAGCGAAGGAGACCGGCCTTTCGGTCTGGCCGTTACCTGCGGGTCTCGATGACGATGCCGCGCTGGAGCGACATCTCTTCCGGCGGGTTGGTCGACCGCCACAAGACCTGGTCGAGCCGGATTGGCGGTCCGTTTCTGCCGAGCTGAAGCGCAAGGGTGTGACGCTGACGCTGCTGTGGCAGGAATACAGGGCGAGCCATCCCGACGGCTACGGCTACACATGGTTCTGCGACCGTTTTGCCGCCTTCGAACGCCGCGCTCACGCAACCTTCCGCAACCGCCATGAGGCGGGCGCGGTGATGCAGACGGATTACGCCGGCCACACCATCCCCATCACCGACCCTTCGACCGGCGTCATCCACTCTGCGCAAATCTTCGTGGCGATGCTTCCCGCCTCGTCACTGACATTCGCTTATGCCAGCTTCAGCCAGAAACTGCCGGACTGGATCGAGGGTCAGGAACGCGCACTGAGCTTCTTCGGCGGCGTCCCGAAGGCGATCGTGTGCGACAATCTGAAGGCAGGCGTTGCCAAGGCTCTGTGGTTCGAGCCCACGCTCAACGCCACCTTCGCTGCCATGGCCGAACATTATGATACGACCATCCTGCCGACCAGAAGCCGCAAGCCGCGTGACAAAGCCAAGGTCGAAGGCGCCGTGCTGATCGTCGAGCGTTGGATACTGGCTCGCCTCAGAAACCGGCGCTTCTTCAGCGTGTCTGATCTAAACGCCGCGATCTCGGTTCTGCTTGACGACTTGAACAACCGCCCGATGCGCCATATCGGCAAGTCGCGCCGAGATCTGTTCGAGGAGGTGGAGAGAAAGGCGCTTGCGCCGCTGCCAGCGACGCCATTCGACTATGCGGAATGGAAATCGGCAAAGGTCCATCCCGATTACCACGTCGAAGTCGACAAGACATTCTACTCTGTGCCGCATCGCTTGATCGGCCGACAAGTTGATGTGCGTCTTACCCATCGGGTGGTCGAGATATTCCTCGATCACAAGCGGATTGCCAGCCATATCAGGCGTTCTCAGCGATCCGGGCATGTCACAATCAACGAGCACATGCCCAAATCCCACCAGCGTTATGCCAACACGACGCCGGCATCACTTTTGAACCAAGCCGCAAGGATCGGGGTGAACACTGCCATTCTGGTCGAGCGGGTGATGCGCGATCGTCCTCATCCCGAACAGGGATATCGCTCGGCTTTCGGCATTCTGTCCCTTGCCCGCCGTTATGAGACGGATCGCCTGGAAGCGGCTTGTGAGCGGGCGCTGGTCATAAACTCCATCACCTATTCCTCTGTCGCCGCCATTCTCAAATCCGGTCTCGATCGGACCAAACCCCAGATCGATTCGGCAAAACCCACCCCGCCGCACACCAACATCCGCGGTGGCTCCTATTACCAGTGA
- a CDS encoding ABC transporter permease, with translation MNWFTRTVTPTQIRNVDRLWLYAIGALGLIFLLVPTLIVIPMSFSDSQYLEFPPKALSLKWYQNYFGSSEWMRATLVSLRAAFLTSIFATTIGTAAAYGTWVGTARFRTPLSGLFILPLSVPSILVAIGSLFVFSRLGLVNTTFGLVLAHTMLAIPFVFIVVTAGLTSYDLNQEMAARSLGASRVRAFFTVTLPQIKFSVITSALFAFYVSLDEVIVAMFISTGTGGTLNRKMFNALRDQVDPTIAAISTCMVAVSVILLLLAQKFQPKQTKG, from the coding sequence ATGAATTGGTTCACACGAACGGTTACACCTACGCAGATCAGAAACGTTGACCGCCTATGGCTGTATGCGATCGGCGCCTTGGGCCTCATATTTCTACTGGTCCCGACACTGATCGTCATTCCAATGTCCTTCTCGGATTCGCAGTATCTAGAGTTTCCGCCGAAAGCCCTGTCGTTGAAATGGTACCAGAACTATTTCGGATCCTCCGAATGGATGCGGGCAACGCTCGTGTCCTTGCGGGCAGCTTTTCTAACTTCAATCTTTGCAACGACAATCGGTACCGCAGCCGCTTACGGGACCTGGGTCGGCACTGCGAGATTCAGAACGCCACTTTCCGGACTTTTCATACTTCCACTGTCTGTACCGAGCATCTTGGTGGCCATCGGGTCACTCTTCGTTTTTTCCAGACTGGGTTTGGTCAACACGACGTTCGGCCTGGTTCTGGCTCACACCATGCTGGCGATACCATTTGTGTTCATCGTCGTAACGGCCGGCCTGACGTCCTACGATTTGAACCAGGAGATGGCCGCAAGAAGCCTTGGCGCATCTCGCGTCCGGGCATTCTTCACAGTGACGCTGCCTCAGATCAAATTCTCGGTCATCACCTCAGCCCTGTTTGCGTTCTATGTTTCCCTCGACGAGGTGATCGTAGCGATGTTCATCTCGACAGGCACAGGCGGAACACTCAACAGGAAGATGTTCAACGCTTTGCGTGACCAGGTCGATCCAACAATTGCGGCAATCTCGACATGCATGGTTGCCGTGTCCGTCATCCTCCTGCTTCTGGCGCAGAAATTTCAACCTAAACAGACAAAGGGGTAA
- a CDS encoding ABC transporter permease: MTTSFVTPEYPDRSELNRRALRTDQRKEARKLVGLTLPATLVLLVALLVPLGVMTYLSFVGEDGGFSFENYTRLFESGIYGRIFATTFIVAFLTTAIVVIIGYPHAYLLSQLPASVAGIVMLGVLMPLWTPVLVRTYAWLALLQSKGIINNTLVHLGVVTDPLPLANNLTGTLIGMVQVMLPFLILPLYGSMKAVDANLMYAASNLGAKPSRAFRDVFFPLSLPGLSSGALIVFVLCLGFYVTPAVLGGGKVIMVAMRIDANVRIYSSWGAASALGVVLILVTAVLLGLAYWSRNRFGGSK, encoded by the coding sequence ATGACAACCTCTTTTGTAACTCCAGAATATCCTGATCGCAGCGAACTCAATCGCAGGGCTTTGCGGACCGACCAGCGAAAGGAAGCGCGAAAGCTGGTTGGCCTGACCCTGCCCGCAACGCTGGTACTACTTGTCGCACTTCTGGTCCCGCTCGGGGTCATGACGTACCTGTCTTTCGTTGGCGAAGACGGAGGTTTCAGTTTTGAGAATTACACCAGGCTATTCGAGAGCGGCATTTATGGAAGGATTTTCGCCACAACATTCATCGTCGCATTTCTGACGACGGCGATCGTCGTCATAATCGGTTATCCCCACGCCTATCTCCTGTCTCAGCTGCCCGCAAGTGTGGCCGGCATCGTTATGCTCGGCGTCCTTATGCCCCTGTGGACGCCGGTCCTGGTGAGAACCTATGCCTGGCTCGCCCTTCTCCAGAGCAAAGGGATTATTAACAATACACTCGTGCACCTCGGTGTTGTCACCGATCCGCTTCCATTGGCGAACAACCTTACGGGGACTTTGATCGGCATGGTCCAGGTGATGCTGCCGTTTCTTATTCTGCCTCTATACGGATCCATGAAGGCGGTGGATGCCAATCTCATGTACGCCGCCTCCAATCTCGGCGCCAAACCGTCCAGAGCATTCCGGGACGTTTTCTTCCCCCTCTCCTTGCCTGGCCTTTCGTCAGGCGCGCTGATTGTGTTTGTGCTTTGCCTTGGCTTTTACGTCACTCCCGCGGTTCTCGGCGGAGGAAAAGTAATCATGGTCGCAATGCGGATCGACGCAAACGTTCGCATTTACTCAAGCTGGGGCGCGGCGAGCGCTCTGGGCGTAGTTCTTATTCTGGTTACAGCCGTGCTTCTTGGCTTGGCCTACTGGAGCAGAAATCGGTTTGGGGGATCGAAATGA
- a CDS encoding ABC transporter ATP-binding protein: MQTKSESTNDRLQPSSLPITVAGVTKSYGALQVLSDINLHIKSGEFLTLLGPSGSGKTTLLMTLAGFIRPDLGSLKFGEEEVVLKAPHLRRVGMMFQNYALFPHMSVEANIGYPLKIRGEDRATIKSKVQGVLETVQLGGYGHRKISELSGGQRQRIALARAIVFKPKILLMDEPLSALDKNLRELMQLELRNMHEQLGMTTVLVTHDQREALTMSDRIAVLRNGKIAQVDTSETLYSEPNSEFVASFMGESSFLALDHDGTSFSFHGKQIVAPTANKEGVARHLLVLRPEKLDFIRDEDRSSYNSFDGTVEKILFQGESCLIQVKLTTGDLIQVRRNLRESNRSILPHVNDQIILGLHPSETRIVAGE, from the coding sequence ATGCAAACAAAATCAGAATCTACCAACGACAGACTACAACCGTCTTCGCTTCCGATTACGGTCGCGGGCGTAACAAAATCTTACGGCGCTCTTCAAGTTCTGTCGGACATCAATCTCCATATCAAAAGTGGGGAATTCCTGACATTGCTGGGTCCTTCCGGATCTGGCAAGACGACGCTCCTTATGACGCTCGCCGGCTTCATACGCCCTGATCTCGGATCTTTGAAGTTTGGGGAAGAGGAGGTGGTCTTAAAGGCACCTCATCTTCGGCGGGTGGGGATGATGTTCCAAAACTATGCGCTTTTCCCGCACATGAGCGTCGAAGCGAACATCGGATATCCTTTGAAAATCCGAGGTGAAGATCGAGCGACGATAAAATCCAAAGTTCAAGGCGTACTTGAAACGGTCCAGCTGGGTGGTTACGGACACAGAAAGATTTCCGAACTCTCGGGCGGCCAACGGCAACGGATTGCTCTCGCTCGGGCGATCGTCTTCAAACCGAAAATCCTCCTCATGGACGAGCCGCTATCTGCGCTCGACAAGAACCTCCGGGAGCTCATGCAATTGGAGTTGCGCAACATGCATGAGCAACTCGGCATGACCACGGTTCTTGTGACGCATGATCAGCGGGAGGCTTTGACGATGTCAGACCGCATTGCCGTACTGCGGAATGGCAAGATTGCCCAGGTCGATACCTCAGAGACTCTCTACTCCGAGCCAAACTCCGAGTTCGTCGCATCGTTTATGGGCGAATCCTCCTTCCTCGCGCTCGATCACGACGGAACGTCGTTCTCCTTTCACGGCAAGCAGATAGTGGCGCCAACGGCCAACAAGGAAGGTGTCGCTCGCCATCTGCTCGTGCTTCGTCCAGAGAAGCTTGATTTCATTCGTGACGAAGATCGTTCCTCCTACAATTCCTTTGATGGGACCGTTGAGAAGATCTTGTTCCAAGGAGAGAGCTGCCTGATACAGGTCAAACTGACGACAGGCGATCTGATACAGGTCCGTCGAAACCTGCGGGAAAGCAATAGATCCATTCTTCCCCACGTCAATGATCAAATCATTCTCGGCCTTCACCCTAGCGAAACCCGGATCGTGGCGGGAGAATGA